Proteins from a single region of Apium graveolens cultivar Ventura chromosome 7, ASM990537v1, whole genome shotgun sequence:
- the LOC141671337 gene encoding uncharacterized protein LOC141671337 → MRILSVSRCVLTGLLVSLLVSLSFCHGDDKTVEVVGLGECADCQESNIKTSQAFSGLGVTVDCKTDEGHFQTRGVGQLDKEGKFTVNLPKEILEDGKLKEECYAQLHSASLAPCPAHNGIESSKIIFESKTDGKHTFSTTGKLKFSTPVCTSAFLWPHFKYPPLPPLTPHPWRKYLPPLTPHPWKKYLPPLTPHPWKKYFKHPWKKSPVYTPPVYSSPPTPVYTHPPTPVYTHPPTPVHTKPPTPVYSKPPTPVYTHPPTPVYTKPPTPVYTKPPTPVYTHPPTPVYTKPPTPVYSKPPTPVYTHPPTPVYTHPPTPVYTHPPKPVYTHPPTPVYKHPPKPVYTHPPKRVYSHPPTPVYTHPPKPIYTHPPTPVYTHPPKPVYTHPPTPIYSKPPTPVYTKPPTPVYTHPPTPVYTKPPTPVYTHPPTPVYTKPPTPVYTHPPTPVYTHPPIFKKPCPPIVPLPKLPPKYFHHPKIPKIPKKFFHHPKLPKIPKKFFHHPKYYFPPLPPHHP, encoded by the exons ATGCGGATTCTTTCCGTTTCCCGATGTGTACTAACTGGTTTGTTGGTTTCATTATTGGTCTCTTTGAGCTTCTGCCATGGGGATgacaaaacagttgaggttgtTGGGCTAGGAGAATGTGCAGATTGTCAGGAAAGCAACATTAAGACTAGCCAAGCCTTTTCTG GGCTTGGGGTGACAGTCGACTGCAAAACAGACGAGGGACATTTCCAAACAAGAGGAGTTGGACAGCTAGACAAAGAAGGAAAATTTACGGTTAATCTTCCAAAAGAAATATTAGAAGATGGAAAACTCAAGGAAGAATGCTATGCACAACTTCACAGTGCATCATTAGCTCCTTGTCCTGCTCATAATGGCATTGAGTCATCAAAGATCATCTTTGAGTCCAAAACAGATGGAAAACATACCTTTAGCACTACTGGGAAACTAAAATTCTCAACACCTGTCTGCACTTCAGCCTTTTTGTGGCCTCACTTCAAGTATCCTCCTTTGCCACCTTTGACTCCACATCCATGGAGAAAGTACCTCCCCCCACTGACTCCTCACCCATGGAAGAAGTACCTTCCACCACTTACTCCTCACCCATGGAAGAAGTACTTTAAACACCCCTGGAAGAAGTCACCAGTTTATACACCTCCAGTGTACTCATCTCCTCCAACTCCAGTATATACACATCCCCCAACTCCAGTTTATACACATCCTCCCACACCAGTTCATACTAAGCCGCCAACTCCAGTTTATTCTAAGCCACCAACTCCAGTTTATACACATCCTCCCACACCAGTTTATACTAAGCCGCCAACTCCAGTTTATACTAAGCCCCCAACTCCAGTTTATACACATCCTCCCACACCAGTTTATACTAAACCGCCCACGCCAGTTTATTCTAAGCCGCCAACTCCAGTTTATACACATCCGCCAACGCCAGTTTATACACATCCCCCAACTCCAGTGTATACCCATCCACCAAAGCCAGTTTATACACACCCCCCTACTCCAGTGTATAAACATCCACCAAAGCCAGTTTATACGCATCCACCAAAGCGAGTGTATTCACATCCCCCAACTCCGGTCTATACACATCCACCAAAGCCTATTTATACACATCCCCCAACTCCAGTATACACACATCCGCCCAAGCCCGTCTATACACATCCACCTACGCCAATCTATTCCAAGCCACCTACACCAGTTTATACTAAGCCGCCAACGCcagtctatacacatcctccaaCGCCAGTTTATACCAAGCCACCAACACCAGTTTACACACATCCACCCACGCCAGTTTATACTAAGCCACCAACACCAGTTTATACGCATCCACCAACGCCAGTCTATACGCACCCGCCTATCTTTAAGAAGCCTTGCCCACCCATTGTTCCTCTGCCTAAACTTCCTCCAAAATACTTCCACCACCCAAAAATACCTAAGATTCCTAAAAAATTCTTCCACCACCCGAAACTACCCAAGATTCCTAAAAAATTCTTTCACCACCCTAAATACTACTTCCCACCGCTACCACCTCACCATCCTTGA
- the LOC141670534 gene encoding uncharacterized protein LOC141670534 gives MLHRTRIIFFWLSLLFTVICCHNKDEKLQVVGFIEHRDFAGSKVKVSQTFSGLHVTIGCRSTDGKIRTMGSSEIDEEEKFRVFLPQETVKDGVINKDCYAQVHSASDSSCPLSHSQNPSNINFRYKSKHKNTISHSQVLNFSPITCTSKFLWPFHKPKWLPILPPQIEYRPPRPTILTPKSTLSPSFSPSSQPISTFSPPLPQPEDVPPAFSPAYDAPLPDSDTPVPVSTHLSPFPSPKHLPHKNYPPAFSSPPIPKSKQPSSPKLKDLSSAPAPSYYTPATPLPDESLPPGSSPPHNLGFSPAPTPNFDTPASTPPEEALPSRLSPPPLANNNIPFPPHVPSFRIPQPPPIPTVNRPSPPAL, from the exons ATGCTTCACAGAACTCGAATTATCTTTTTCTGGCTGTCATTGTTGTTTACAGTGATTTGCTGTCACAACAAAGATGAAAAGCTTCAAGTAGTAGGATTCATAGAACATCGAGATTTCGCAGGAAGTAAAGTCAAAGTTAGCCAGACCTTCTCAG GATTACATGTTACGATTGGTTGCAGATCTACAGATGGAAAGATTAGAACAATGGGATCTAGTGAAATCGACGAAGAAGAAAAATTTAGAGTATTTCTACCCCAGGAGACTGTCAAAGATGGAGTAATCAATAAAGACTGCTATGCACAAGTCCACAGTGCTTCAGATTCATCGTGCCCTTTAAGCCACAGCCAAAATCCCTCAAACATAAATTTCCGATACAAGAGTAAACACAAAAATACCATAAGCCACTCCCAGGTACTCAACTTCTCCCCCATTACTTGCACTTCTAAATTCTTGTGGCCATTCCACAAACCTAAATGGCTACCTATCCTACCACCACAAATTGAATATCGTCCTCCCCGACCCACGATCTTAACACCAAAATCTACATTGTCACCATCTTTTTCACCTTCTAGTCAACCCATTTCAACCTTTTCTCCACCATTACCACAGCCAGAAGATGTGCCACCAGCATTTAGTCCTGCATATGACGCTCCTCTTCCTGATAGTGATACCCCAGTTCCAGTATCCACGCACCTATCACCATTTCCATCACCAAAACATCTCCCACATAAAAATTACCCACCAGCATTTAGTTCTCCCCCGATTCCAAAATCAAAACAGCCATCATCACCAAAACTTAAAGACCTTTCTTCAGCTCCTGCTCCAAGTTATTACACTCCAGCAACCCCACTACCAGATGAGTCACTGCCACCAGGATCATCACCTCCCCACAATTTAGGCTTTTCTCCAGCTCCAACTCCAAATTTTGACACACCAGCATCCACACCACCCGAAGAAGCATTGCCATCACGCCTATCACCACCTCCTTTGGCTAACAACAATATTCCATTTCCACCCCATGTTCCAAGTTTTAGAATACCACAACCCCCACCAATTCCAACAGTCAACAGGCCATCTCCCCCTGCTTTATGA